The Delphinus delphis chromosome 11, mDelDel1.2, whole genome shotgun sequence DNA segment GTGCCGTGACCgtcaggggaggagaggaggtccGGGCCACAGGGGGAGAGCTCCGCTGCTCCCCGACGGCTGCGCTCAGCGATGGACTCAAGGAGCCAGCGCCAAGGGACCGCGGCGGCGCCGAGAGGGGCGCGGACCCGGGAGGCCGGCCGGTGCCACCGGTGCCCCAGGAGCTGCCCCGAGCTAGACGGCTGCCTCCGGAGGACGAGGAGGGACAAGGCGACCCCGCTCTGGGAGTGGCGGAGGACCAGGTGCTGGGCTCGGGGTCCCTCCATCACCAGCGCATCCTCATCAACATCTCCGGGCTGCGCTTCGAGACGCAGCTGGGCACCTTGGCGCAGTTCCCCGACACGCTCCTGGGAGACCCCGCCAAGCGCCTGCGCTACTTTGACCCCCTGAGGAACGAGTACTTCTTCGACCGCAACCGGCCCAGCTTCGACGGCATCCTCTACTACTACCAGTCGGGGGGCCGGCTGCGGAGGCCGGTCAACGTCTCTCTGGACGTGTTCACAGATGAGATCCGCTTCTACCAGTTGGGGGACGAGGCCATGGAGCGCTTCCGAGAGGACGAGGGCTTCATCAAGGAGGAGGAGAAGCCCCTGCCCCGCAACGAGTTCCAGCGCCAAGTGTGGCTCATTTTCGAGTACCCCGAGAGCTCGGGTTCCGCACGGGGCATCGCCATCGTCTCGGTCCTGGTCATCCTCATCTCCATCATCACCTTCTGCTTGGAGACCCTGCCTGAGTTCAGGGATGAACGGGAGCTGCTGCGCCATCCCCCGGTGCCCCACCAGCCCCCTGAGCCCCACAGGGGGGCCAATGGCAGCGGGGAGGCAGCGCCTCCCTCTGGCCCGACGGCGGCACCTGTCCTGCCCAGGACCCTGGCTGACCCCTTCTTCATCGTGGAGACCACGTGTGTCATCTGGTTCACCTTTGAGCTGCTGGTGCGCTTCTTCGCCTGCCCCAGCAAGGCCGAGTTCTCGCGAAACATCATGAACATCATTGACGTGGTGGCCATCTTCCCCTACTTCATCACCCTGGGCACCGAGCTGGTGCAGCAGCAGCCGGGGGGAGGAGGCGGCCAGAACGGGCAGCAGGCCATGTCCCTGGCCATCCTCAGAGTGATCCGCCTGGTCCGGGTGTTCCGCATCTTCAAGCTGTCCCGCCACTCCAAGGGGCTGCAGATCCTGGGCAAGACCCTGCAGGCGTCCATGCGGGAGCTGGGTCTGCTCATCTTCTTCCTATTCATCGGAGTCATCCTCTTCTCCAGCGCCGTCTACTTCGCAGAGGCCGACAACCAGGAGACCCACTTCTCCAGCATCCCGGATGCCTTCTGGTGGGCAGTCGTCACCATGACCACGGTGGGCTACGGGGACATGAGGCCTGTCACCGTGGGGGGCAAGATCGTGGGCTCGCTGTGTGCCATCGCCGGGGTCCTCACCATCGCCCTGCCCGTGCCCGTCATCGTCTCCAACTTCAACTACTTCTACCACCGGGAGACGGACCACGAC contains these protein-coding regions:
- the KCNA5 gene encoding potassium voltage-gated channel subfamily A member 5 produces the protein MEIALVPPENGGAVTVRGGEEVRATGGELRCSPTAALSDGLKEPAPRDRGGAERGADPGGRPVPPVPQELPRARRLPPEDEEGQGDPALGVAEDQVLGSGSLHHQRILINISGLRFETQLGTLAQFPDTLLGDPAKRLRYFDPLRNEYFFDRNRPSFDGILYYYQSGGRLRRPVNVSLDVFTDEIRFYQLGDEAMERFREDEGFIKEEEKPLPRNEFQRQVWLIFEYPESSGSARGIAIVSVLVILISIITFCLETLPEFRDERELLRHPPVPHQPPEPHRGANGSGEAAPPSGPTAAPVLPRTLADPFFIVETTCVIWFTFELLVRFFACPSKAEFSRNIMNIIDVVAIFPYFITLGTELVQQQPGGGGGQNGQQAMSLAILRVIRLVRVFRIFKLSRHSKGLQILGKTLQASMRELGLLIFFLFIGVILFSSAVYFAEADNQETHFSSIPDAFWWAVVTMTTVGYGDMRPVTVGGKIVGSLCAIAGVLTIALPVPVIVSNFNYFYHRETDHDEQAALKEEQSSQSTGAGPAGGGQRKASWSKASLCKAAGPLENADGSRRGSCPLEKCNLKAKSNVDLRRSLYALCLDTSRETDL